The following proteins are co-located in the Rheinheimera salexigens genome:
- the fkpA gene encoding FKBP-type peptidyl-prolyl cis-trans isomerase — protein sequence MRLVTKMTLVAVTVMTLAACQKETEVKPVQLDTDEAKQAYSLGVSAGRYLGVAQDEYGKIGVTLDQQLVLRGVQDAIADSIALTDEELQTVMQDLDQQYQDKKIAMLEAEAAENVAAGSTYLAENAAKEGVTVTESGLQYEVLQQGDGEKPTATDVVKVHYSGTLTDGTKFDSSYDRDEPAQFPLNRVIVGWTEGVQLMNVGSKYKFTIPSDLAYGEQDKGVIKPNSVLVFEVELLDIIKPNVE from the coding sequence ATGCGCTTAGTTACCAAAATGACGTTGGTCGCCGTTACTGTTATGACCCTTGCGGCTTGCCAAAAAGAAACTGAAGTTAAACCAGTACAGTTAGATACCGATGAAGCCAAGCAAGCATATAGCCTGGGTGTATCAGCGGGTCGTTACTTAGGCGTTGCCCAAGACGAGTACGGTAAAATCGGTGTAACATTAGATCAGCAATTAGTCTTACGCGGTGTACAAGATGCCATTGCCGATAGCATAGCCTTAACGGATGAAGAATTACAAACCGTGATGCAAGACTTAGATCAGCAGTATCAAGATAAAAAAATTGCCATGTTAGAAGCTGAAGCGGCTGAAAATGTTGCTGCAGGTAGCACTTATTTAGCTGAAAATGCGGCTAAAGAAGGCGTAACAGTTACTGAGTCAGGCTTACAATACGAAGTATTACAACAAGGCGACGGCGAGAAGCCAACGGCGACTGATGTAGTTAAAGTACATTATTCAGGCACGTTAACGGATGGTACTAAGTTTGATAGTTCTTACGACCGTGATGAGCCAGCACAATTTCCGTTAAACCGTGTCATTGTGGGTTGGACCGAAGGCGTACAATTAATGAATGTAGGCTCTAAGTACAAATTTACTATTCCTTCAGACTTAGCTTATGGTGAGCAAGATAAAGGCGTTATTAAACCAAATAGCGTATTAGTTTTTGAAGTAGAACTATTAGATATCATTAAGCCAAACGTAGAGTAA
- the cysQ gene encoding 3'(2'),5'-bisphosphate nucleotidase CysQ, translating into MFLSNLLEPVKAAALEAGTELWQLYQSGNFEQQQKADQSPVTTADLAANAIIIDRLSTLTPEIPIISEESRLASLAERHQWSRYWLIDPMDGTQEFVARSGDFAVSIALVEDGWPALGVIYWPKHQVFYYATRGNGAFKQDSQQIQRINVNHFNVGECLKIAVSRRQPLEPIINLLQVEQNVEYIALGSCSLKSCLIAEGKADCYMRIGPTGEWDTGAVQVIVEEAGGQILDSEFLPLSYNQRDTLANPNFMVLGQASVSWQQLIKAKATLRDLTL; encoded by the coding sequence ATGTTTTTAAGTAATCTGCTTGAGCCAGTAAAAGCAGCAGCTCTAGAAGCTGGTACAGAATTATGGCAGTTATATCAAAGCGGTAACTTTGAGCAGCAACAAAAAGCTGATCAAAGTCCAGTGACTACCGCTGATCTTGCCGCGAATGCCATTATTATTGACCGCTTATCCACACTCACGCCTGAGATCCCTATTATTTCCGAAGAGTCGCGTTTAGCGTCATTAGCGGAACGTCATCAGTGGTCACGTTATTGGTTAATTGATCCTATGGATGGCACCCAAGAGTTTGTTGCCCGCAGTGGTGACTTTGCTGTTAGTATCGCCTTGGTAGAAGACGGCTGGCCAGCATTAGGTGTTATTTATTGGCCAAAGCATCAAGTATTTTATTATGCAACGCGGGGCAATGGCGCTTTTAAACAAGATAGCCAACAAATTCAGCGGATCAATGTTAATCACTTTAACGTTGGTGAGTGCTTAAAAATTGCAGTCAGCCGTCGCCAACCGCTTGAGCCAATTATTAATTTATTACAAGTAGAGCAAAATGTTGAGTATATAGCGCTGGGCAGCTGCTCGTTAAAAAGCTGTTTAATTGCCGAAGGCAAAGCCGACTGTTATATGCGAATAGGTCCTACAGGAGAGTGGGATACCGGTGCAGTTCAAGTCATTGTTGAAGAAGCCGGTGGCCAAATACTTGATAGCGAATTTTTACCCTTAAGTTATAACCAGCGCGATACCTTAGCTAATCCTAATTTTATGGTGTTAGGTCAAGCCAGTGTTTCTTGGCAGCAATTAATCAAAGCAAAAGCAACTTTACGGGATTTAACCCTGTAA
- a CDS encoding TIGR02444 family protein translates to MTSVNATDFWQFSLSYYAKVKPICLAWQDDFNANVNLLLLLGYLEQQRLSITGQTLKGLNQALFVYNARITQRVRALRRRVSSLNPLTTEQQQQFSAELKQQLLGVELVAEQQEQQLLVQLLTANTQHNAVINAPSALLELYLALLQQPISNTVQQQLIQLRLALSPFK, encoded by the coding sequence ATGACTAGCGTTAACGCTACTGATTTTTGGCAATTTAGCCTTAGTTATTATGCTAAGGTAAAACCGATTTGTTTAGCTTGGCAAGATGACTTTAATGCTAATGTTAATCTGTTACTGTTACTGGGTTATTTAGAGCAGCAGCGCTTAAGTATTACTGGCCAAACCCTTAAGGGGCTAAACCAAGCTTTATTTGTTTATAATGCCCGTATTACCCAGCGAGTGCGGGCGTTACGCCGACGCGTTAGTAGCCTAAACCCGTTAACTACCGAGCAACAGCAGCAATTTAGTGCTGAATTGAAACAACAGTTGCTCGGTGTAGAATTAGTTGCCGAACAACAGGAACAACAATTGTTAGTGCAATTATTAACGGCTAACACACAGCATAATGCCGTTATTAACGCCCCCAGTGCCTTGCTAGAGCTCTACTTAGCCCTACTACAGCAACCAATATCTAATACGGTACAACAACAGCTTATACAGTTACGGCTCGCGTTAAGCCCTTTTAAATAA
- a CDS encoding YheV family putative zinc ribbon protein produces MTTRKKKRFIAGATCPKCHAQDTMMLFLENNVEKVECVACSYQMVQPQEQIVKAGRKSEQVIGVFKPE; encoded by the coding sequence ATGACCACACGTAAAAAGAAACGTTTTATTGCTGGTGCCACTTGCCCAAAATGTCATGCCCAAGACACTATGATGTTATTTCTAGAAAATAATGTTGAAAAAGTTGAATGTGTTGCCTGCAGTTATCAAATGGTGCAACCGCAGGAACAAATTGTCAAAGCGGGCCGAAAGTCAGAGCAGGTTATTGGTGTATTTAAACCAGAATAA
- a CDS encoding ATP-binding cassette domain-containing protein, whose protein sequence is MIQLQQVELRRGIQCLFKHADLTVFPGQKVGIVGANGCGKSSLFALLQGKIGADAGNVSIPVNWDIATVAQETPAAECSAMDYVLQGDEQLFPLLLKVRTECSESDLAAVHLQIEALDGYRAEAKAGVLLDGLGFSGEMQQHAVKSFSGGWRMRLNLARALLQRADLMLLDEPTNHLDLDAVLWLEKYLANYQGTLLLISHDRDFLDAVTDNIVHIERQILTLYKGNYSQFERQRGEQLAQQQANFDKQQLQVAHLQKFIDRFKAQATKARQAQSRIKALERMTLYAPAHVDSPFSFSFREPKSLPNPLLKMDNVQAGYADKVILSQIKFQLLPGSRIGLLGRNGAGKSTLIKLLSGSMQPQSGDVWFANGVSLGYFAQHQLETLRPQDSPLQHLVRLDPLVPEQKLRDYLGGFGFYGDKALEACAPFSGGEKARLVLALIVYQRPNLLLLDEPTNHLDLDMREAIVMALQEFSGATVIVSHDRHLLSSCTDEFYLVANGKVAPFDGDLGDYYQWLQQDAKQSQASVAVSTPATSNQVRKDQKRLEAELRNLLRPIKQNIDKLELRQQKLETELADVEQQLGQSDIYNAERKADLTLLLAKQATTSSQLAEVETAWFDGQEQFENLTNEFWQKHD, encoded by the coding sequence ATGATCCAGCTTCAACAGGTCGAACTACGCCGCGGCATTCAATGTTTATTTAAACATGCCGATCTTACCGTATTTCCCGGACAAAAGGTGGGGATTGTCGGTGCAAATGGCTGTGGTAAATCCAGCTTATTTGCCTTACTACAAGGTAAAATTGGCGCCGACGCCGGTAATGTTAGTATTCCTGTCAACTGGGATATCGCCACTGTCGCCCAAGAAACGCCAGCGGCTGAATGTAGCGCCATGGATTATGTATTACAAGGCGACGAACAATTATTTCCGTTACTATTAAAGGTACGCACTGAGTGTAGCGAAAGCGACTTGGCCGCAGTGCACTTACAAATAGAAGCCTTAGATGGCTATCGCGCCGAAGCAAAAGCCGGCGTATTACTAGATGGCTTAGGCTTTAGCGGTGAAATGCAGCAACACGCCGTTAAATCATTCTCGGGCGGGTGGCGCATGCGGCTTAACTTAGCGCGGGCTTTATTGCAGCGCGCCGACTTAATGTTACTAGATGAACCTACCAACCACTTAGATTTAGATGCCGTATTATGGTTAGAAAAATATCTAGCCAATTATCAAGGCACCCTACTACTGATTAGTCACGACCGTGATTTTTTGGATGCCGTTACCGACAATATTGTCCATATAGAACGGCAAATACTTACCTTATACAAAGGTAACTATAGTCAGTTTGAACGCCAACGCGGCGAGCAACTTGCCCAACAACAAGCTAATTTTGATAAGCAGCAATTGCAGGTAGCCCATTTACAAAAATTTATTGACCGTTTTAAGGCCCAAGCCACAAAAGCGCGCCAAGCCCAAAGCCGGATTAAGGCACTAGAGCGCATGACGCTATATGCACCCGCACATGTTGACTCGCCTTTTAGTTTTAGCTTTCGTGAACCAAAATCTTTACCTAATCCATTATTAAAAATGGATAATGTTCAAGCCGGTTATGCAGATAAAGTCATTTTAAGCCAAATAAAATTTCAATTATTACCAGGTAGTCGTATTGGCTTACTAGGACGTAATGGTGCCGGTAAATCTACCCTAATAAAATTATTATCTGGCAGTATGCAGCCGCAAAGTGGCGATGTTTGGTTCGCTAATGGGGTGAGCCTAGGTTATTTTGCTCAACATCAGTTAGAAACCCTGCGACCACAAGATTCACCCTTACAGCATTTAGTCCGCTTAGACCCATTAGTACCCGAGCAAAAGCTGCGCGACTATTTGGGCGGTTTTGGTTTTTATGGCGATAAAGCCTTAGAAGCCTGTGCACCGTTTTCGGGAGGTGAAAAAGCGCGACTAGTATTAGCCTTAATTGTTTATCAACGTCCGAATTTATTATTACTCGATGAGCCGACTAACCACCTAGATTTAGATATGCGTGAAGCCATTGTCATGGCACTGCAAGAGTTTTCTGGTGCGACGGTAATTGTATCGCATGATCGGCATTTACTGAGCAGCTGCACCGATGAGTTTTATTTGGTGGCCAATGGCAAAGTTGCCCCTTTTGATGGCGACCTAGGTGATTACTATCAATGGCTGCAGCAAGATGCCAAACAAAGCCAAGCTAGTGTTGCTGTTAGTACTCCTGCGACAAGCAATCAAGTGCGCAAAGATCAAAAGCGTTTAGAGGCAGAACTGCGTAACCTACTCCGGCCAATAAAACAAAATATTGACAAGCTAGAGCTACGCCAACAAAAGTTAGAAACTGAGTTAGCTGACGTTGAACAGCAACTTGGCCAAAGTGATATTTATAACGCTGAGCGCAAAGCTGATTTAACACTGTTATTAGCGAAGCAAGCCACAACCAGTAGCCAGTTAGCCGAGGTAGAAACGGCTTGGTTTGATGGCCAAGAACAGTTTGAAAATCTCACTAACGAGTTTTGGCAAAAGCATGACTAG
- a CDS encoding YheU family protein, with product MIIPYQQLDTDTLNNLIEYYVLREGTDYGDEEVSLGDKVQHVMQQLETGDIVIVFSELHQSINLMPKQQFAQLPAEAE from the coding sequence ATGATAATTCCGTACCAGCAACTTGATACCGACACATTAAATAATTTAATTGAGTATTATGTGTTACGTGAAGGCACCGATTACGGTGATGAAGAAGTGTCACTTGGCGACAAAGTACAACATGTTATGCAACAATTGGAAACGGGCGACATTGTTATTGTTTTTTCCGAGTTGCATCAAAGTATAAATTTAATGCCTAAGCAACAATTTGCGCAATTACCGGCTGAAGCCGAGTAA
- the pckA gene encoding phosphoenolpyruvate carboxykinase (ATP), whose product MSDMDLSQYGITDVAEVIYNPSYDQLFAEETRTDLQGYEQGKLTTSGAIAVDTGIFTGRSPKDKYIVRDDTTRDTVWWSDQGKNDNKPITQDVWTALKSAVTKQLSGKRLFVVDTYCGANADTRLAARFITEVAWQAHFVKNMFIRPTEEELKTYKPDFIVMNGAKCTNLDWEKQGLNSENFVAFNLTERIQLIGGTWYGGEMKKGMFSMMNYFLPLQGIASMHCSANVGKDGDVAVFFGLSGTGKTTLSTDPKRQLIGDDEHGWDDDGVFNFEGGCYAKTINLSKENEPDIYNAIRRDALLENVTVAENGEVDYNDGSRTENTRVSYPIYHIDNIVTPVSKAGHAKKVIFLTADAFGVLPPVSKLTEAQAKYHFLSGFTAKLAGTERGITEPTPTFSSCFGAAFLSLHPTQYAEVLGKRMQDSGAEAYLVNTGWNGTGKRISIKATRAIIDAILDGSIEDAEFVSLPYFNLAMPTALPGVDDTSILDPRNTYAEVSNWDEKAQDLAKLFVDNFVKFTDNAEGKALVAAGPQL is encoded by the coding sequence ATGTCCGATATGGATCTGAGCCAATATGGCATAACAGATGTCGCGGAAGTTATTTATAATCCTTCTTATGATCAATTATTTGCAGAAGAAACCCGCACTGACTTACAAGGTTATGAGCAAGGCAAACTGACCACATCAGGCGCCATCGCAGTTGATACTGGTATTTTTACCGGTCGCTCACCAAAAGATAAATATATTGTCCGTGATGATACGACCCGCGATACTGTGTGGTGGTCTGATCAAGGTAAAAATGATAATAAGCCTATCACTCAAGATGTATGGACAGCATTAAAATCAGCAGTAACTAAACAATTATCGGGTAAGCGTTTATTTGTTGTTGATACTTATTGTGGTGCCAATGCCGATACCCGCCTTGCGGCACGTTTTATTACGGAAGTCGCGTGGCAAGCCCATTTCGTTAAAAATATGTTTATTCGTCCTACCGAAGAAGAGCTAAAAACCTATAAACCAGACTTTATTGTCATGAATGGTGCAAAATGCACTAACCTAGACTGGGAAAAACAAGGTTTAAACTCTGAAAATTTTGTGGCATTTAACCTTACTGAGCGCATTCAATTAATTGGTGGCACTTGGTACGGCGGCGAAATGAAAAAAGGTATGTTCTCGATGATGAACTACTTTTTACCGCTGCAAGGCATAGCATCAATGCACTGTTCTGCTAACGTCGGTAAAGATGGCGATGTTGCAGTATTCTTTGGTTTATCGGGCACCGGCAAAACCACTTTATCTACGGATCCTAAGCGCCAACTTATCGGCGACGATGAGCATGGTTGGGATGATGATGGCGTGTTCAATTTCGAAGGCGGTTGTTATGCTAAAACCATTAACTTATCCAAAGAAAACGAACCTGATATTTATAATGCCATTCGTCGTGATGCTTTATTAGAAAACGTTACCGTTGCTGAAAATGGTGAAGTTGACTATAACGACGGCTCTAGAACTGAAAACACTCGTGTCTCTTATCCGATATATCACATTGATAATATTGTCACTCCAGTGTCTAAAGCTGGCCATGCCAAAAAAGTTATCTTCTTAACTGCCGATGCTTTTGGTGTATTACCGCCGGTGTCTAAGTTAACTGAAGCGCAAGCAAAGTATCACTTCTTATCAGGCTTTACGGCTAAGTTAGCCGGCACTGAGCGTGGTATTACTGAGCCAACACCTACTTTCTCTAGTTGCTTCGGCGCGGCGTTTTTAAGCTTGCACCCAACGCAATATGCAGAAGTGTTAGGTAAACGGATGCAAGATTCAGGTGCAGAAGCGTATTTAGTGAATACGGGCTGGAATGGTACCGGTAAGCGTATCTCCATTAAAGCCACTCGCGCCATTATTGATGCAATTTTAGATGGCAGCATTGAAGATGCAGAGTTCGTTTCTTTACCGTATTTTAATTTAGCCATGCCAACAGCATTACCAGGTGTTGATGACACGTCTATTTTAGATCCGCGTAATACTTATGCCGAAGTCAGTAACTGGGATGAAAAAGCCCAAGACTTAGCCAAACTTTTTGTTGATAACTTTGTTAAGTTTACCGATAACGCTGAAGGTAAAGCCTTAGTTGCTGCAGGGCCGCAACTTTAA
- a CDS encoding GMC family oxidoreductase, which translates to MQHLDASQFITDQHFSADVVIIGSGAGGGIAAEQLSAAGFKVLLLEEGAYYTREQFKMEERWAYPNLYQEGAARKTKDQAIGILQGRTVGGSTTVNWTTSIRTPQQTLDYWQDQFGLNFVAENDLTAYFQLAEERLNIKQWSVAPNANNAKLQYGCEQLGWQYTVIKRNVTHCANLGYCGMGCPIDAKQSMLVSTIPAALKKGATLISRLSVRKLQWQDNQILRLEAVPVDEHFQPTASLKVTISAKHYIVAAGAIGSPALLLRSKVPNPSGRLGKHTYLHPTVISGAVFAEDINGHAGAPQSIYSDQFVWPTDSKQPGYKLEVPPIHPVLMASKLIGVGDQHAQLMKSFNQLQVTIALIRDGFHPESQGGQVVLDQDQQPVLDYPITDYIWQGMRQALLSMAELQFAAGAKQILPIHHDAKLYQNWPEAKAAIEQLSMTALRQTVVSAHVMGGCNMSATADKGVVNANGRHHQLTNLSVFDGSILPTSLGANPQLTIYALVWKNCQQLIKELSHELQPV; encoded by the coding sequence ATGCAACATTTGGATGCCAGCCAGTTTATAACCGATCAACATTTTAGCGCTGATGTGGTCATCATAGGCTCAGGCGCTGGTGGTGGTATTGCCGCTGAGCAACTTAGTGCGGCGGGTTTTAAAGTATTGTTGCTAGAAGAAGGCGCTTATTACACGCGTGAGCAGTTTAAGATGGAAGAACGCTGGGCTTATCCTAATTTATATCAAGAAGGCGCAGCGCGTAAAACTAAAGATCAAGCCATTGGTATTTTACAGGGTCGTACTGTAGGTGGTTCTACTACCGTAAATTGGACCACATCTATTCGCACGCCCCAGCAGACACTAGATTATTGGCAAGACCAGTTTGGTTTGAATTTTGTAGCAGAAAATGATCTTACGGCCTATTTCCAATTAGCTGAAGAGCGTTTAAATATAAAGCAATGGTCGGTAGCGCCAAACGCCAATAACGCTAAACTGCAATATGGTTGTGAGCAATTAGGTTGGCAATATACTGTGATCAAACGCAATGTTACCCATTGTGCTAATTTGGGCTATTGCGGTATGGGGTGTCCCATAGATGCTAAGCAATCTATGTTGGTCAGCACGATTCCAGCTGCTTTAAAAAAGGGTGCCACGTTAATCTCAAGGCTTTCTGTACGCAAATTACAGTGGCAGGATAACCAAATATTGAGGTTAGAAGCGGTGCCGGTTGATGAGCATTTTCAGCCTACTGCGTCATTAAAAGTCACAATATCAGCTAAGCATTATATTGTAGCCGCTGGGGCTATTGGTTCTCCAGCTTTGTTGCTACGCTCTAAGGTGCCTAACCCATCAGGTCGTTTAGGTAAACATACTTATCTACATCCAACGGTGATCAGTGGTGCTGTATTTGCTGAAGATATTAATGGTCATGCTGGTGCGCCGCAAAGTATTTATTCTGATCAGTTTGTATGGCCAACCGATTCCAAGCAGCCAGGCTATAAGCTGGAAGTACCCCCTATCCATCCGGTGTTGATGGCGTCGAAGTTAATTGGTGTAGGCGATCAACATGCGCAGTTGATGAAAAGCTTTAATCAACTGCAAGTGACTATCGCGCTTATACGGGATGGCTTTCACCCAGAAAGCCAAGGTGGCCAAGTAGTATTAGATCAAGATCAACAGCCAGTATTAGATTATCCCATTACTGATTATATTTGGCAGGGTATGCGTCAAGCACTATTATCCATGGCGGAATTACAATTTGCCGCCGGTGCTAAGCAAATTCTGCCTATTCATCACGATGCAAAGTTATATCAAAACTGGCCAGAAGCTAAAGCGGCAATTGAGCAGTTGTCGATGACCGCTTTACGGCAAACGGTTGTTTCGGCGCATGTTATGGGAGGTTGTAATATGAGTGCAACAGCGGACAAAGGCGTGGTAAATGCTAACGGTCGCCACCATCAATTAACCAACTTGTCGGTATTTGACGGTTCTATTCTACCTACTAGTTTAGGCGCAAATCCGCAACTGACTATTTATGCCTTGGTATGGAAAAACTGCCAGCAATTAATTAAAGAATTAAGCCATGAGCTGCAGCCAGTATAG
- a CDS encoding WD40 repeat domain-containing protein, whose translation MKYPLFFLLIMLSGCEKLLPTAPLQQFLHVANGSYAAAISDDAQYAVVSSIEDGIAFWDLNNNALLYQWQHQADTDNYVFSMAISHDNSYALTADQHTFALWRVADGKNSGFWQLDAATVRDVAVSNNGAHLLIGKSNGGVQHITLESGRRLEFLGHTERINSVAMSPNGRYALTGGNDYKANLWDTKSAQIIYSFSHPSRVTKVALDPEGRYAFTADSQDLAQIWDIKTGERISQLQFSARQQIFSAVRFSADGRYLATGAPSRKLAIWDVQTGKELQQWRVSVKTNSRPASAVVHAVAFLSNSQLISESSSGIAEVWEFTNESN comes from the coding sequence ATGAAATATCCGCTGTTTTTTCTACTAATTATGCTCAGTGGTTGCGAAAAGTTGCTGCCAACAGCCCCATTGCAACAATTTTTGCATGTTGCTAATGGTAGTTATGCCGCGGCCATCTCTGATGATGCTCAATACGCGGTGGTCTCTTCCATAGAAGATGGCATTGCCTTTTGGGATCTCAATAACAATGCTTTACTATATCAATGGCAGCATCAAGCCGATACCGATAATTATGTATTTAGTATGGCCATCAGCCATGACAATAGTTATGCACTGACTGCAGATCAACATACTTTTGCTTTATGGCGCGTGGCCGATGGTAAAAATAGCGGTTTTTGGCAATTAGATGCCGCTACCGTTCGTGATGTCGCTGTATCAAATAATGGTGCGCATTTATTAATTGGTAAAAGTAATGGTGGCGTGCAGCATATTACGCTGGAGTCAGGCCGTCGCTTAGAGTTTCTTGGCCATACTGAGCGAATTAATAGCGTCGCCATGTCACCCAATGGACGCTATGCGTTAACGGGCGGTAATGATTATAAAGCTAATTTATGGGATACCAAAAGCGCTCAGATTATTTATAGCTTTAGTCATCCCAGCCGAGTCACTAAAGTGGCTCTCGATCCCGAAGGACGCTATGCTTTTACTGCCGACAGCCAAGACTTAGCTCAAATATGGGATATTAAAACCGGCGAGCGTATTAGTCAGTTACAATTCTCTGCTCGGCAACAAATTTTTAGTGCAGTACGCTTTAGTGCTGATGGTCGCTATCTGGCCACCGGCGCCCCTAGTCGAAAATTAGCCATATGGGATGTGCAAACCGGTAAAGAACTGCAACAATGGCGAGTATCAGTAAAAACCAATAGTCGTCCAGCCAGTGCAGTCGTTCATGCCGTGGCATTTCTAAGTAATAGCCAGCTAATAAGCGAAAGTTCTAGTGGCATAGCCGAAGTATGGGAATTCACAAATGAATCAAACTAA
- a CDS encoding SlyX family protein, with product MNQTNENLHLHIIELESKLAFQEDTVQSLSQELLEHHKRIERLQIQIKMLAEKMQQIPDDMGILRPEEEPLPPHY from the coding sequence ATGAATCAAACTAATGAAAATTTACACCTGCATATTATCGAACTGGAAAGTAAGTTAGCTTTTCAGGAAGATACCGTGCAAAGCTTAAGCCAGGAGCTGCTTGAGCACCATAAGCGCATAGAGCGCTTACAGATCCAAATAAAAATGTTGGCAGAAAAGATGCAACAAATTCCTGATGATATGGGTATATTACGGCCAGAAGAAGAGCCGTTACCACCGCATTATTAA
- a CDS encoding hydrolase, whose product MQAQIRPVISSSFTPAWWLKHAHLQTIFAKYLSPKLKQKTVAEIFPLADGDEIQLNWMQPSRIASDAPLVVLLHGLAGDINSHYIQAMLAQCRHLRWPAVLMHFRGCNGQPNKLPRAYHSGDTADFSAVITEISQRFPEQKLVAIGYSLGANVLLKYCGEQTTANPLATAVAVCPPLDLSACASRINQGSSRIYQRYLLGRLKRSTALKLKQFPEFPIPLTLKKLSTLRNIEQFDDSFTAPIHGFSSAQDYYQKASGKAFLQHISIPTLIIHAKDDPFLSDAVIPTAEELNHYIHYELSQGGGHVGFVCGNIFKPKFWLTQRIPTFIREQLSNDNSVPAT is encoded by the coding sequence TTGCAAGCTCAGATCAGACCAGTTATTAGCTCCTCTTTTACGCCAGCATGGTGGCTTAAGCATGCCCATTTACAAACTATCTTCGCTAAATATTTAAGCCCTAAACTTAAACAGAAAACCGTGGCCGAAATATTCCCGCTGGCTGACGGTGATGAAATACAATTAAATTGGATGCAGCCCTCTCGTATTGCTAGCGACGCACCTTTAGTGGTGTTACTGCACGGTTTAGCCGGTGATATTAACAGTCATTATATCCAAGCTATGTTAGCCCAATGCCGACACCTACGCTGGCCAGCTGTGTTAATGCATTTCCGTGGCTGTAATGGACAACCGAATAAACTGCCTAGAGCCTATCATAGCGGTGACACTGCCGATTTTTCGGCAGTAATAACAGAAATAAGCCAACGTTTTCCAGAGCAAAAGTTGGTTGCTATTGGTTATTCGCTAGGCGCTAATGTCTTACTAAAATATTGTGGTGAGCAGACTACCGCTAACCCACTGGCCACAGCCGTTGCGGTATGCCCTCCCTTAGATTTATCAGCTTGTGCTAGTCGCATTAATCAAGGCAGCAGTAGAATATATCAACGGTATTTATTAGGCCGATTAAAGCGTAGTACAGCTTTAAAGTTAAAACAGTTCCCTGAGTTTCCTATCCCGCTTACGCTAAAAAAACTCAGTACCTTGCGCAATATAGAGCAATTTGATGATAGTTTCACGGCGCCTATTCATGGTTTTAGCAGTGCCCAAGATTATTACCAAAAAGCCAGTGGTAAGGCTTTTTTGCAACATATTAGTATTCCAACCTTAATTATTCATGCCAAAGACGATCCCTTTCTTAGCGATGCCGTTATTCCTACAGCAGAAGAGTTAAACCACTATATTCATTATGAACTTAGTCAAGGCGGCGGCCATGTCGGCTTTGTTTGTGGCAATATTTTCAAACCGAAATTTTGGTTAACGCAGCGTATTCCTACTTTTATTCGTGAGCAATTAAGCAATGATAATTCCGTACCAGCAACTTGA
- a CDS encoding DUF3149 domain-containing protein — protein MDLWHLYFNDPIIFASFTGLGVLLGIGAFFAVYFTYKISTATEQD, from the coding sequence ATGGACTTATGGCACTTATATTTTAATGACCCAATTATTTTCGCCTCTTTTACCGGACTGGGCGTACTACTTGGCATCGGCGCTTTTTTTGCTGTCTATTTTACCTATAAAATTAGTACTGCGACTGAGCAAGATTAA